Proteins co-encoded in one Ooceraea biroi isolate clonal line C1 chromosome 9, Obir_v5.4, whole genome shotgun sequence genomic window:
- the LOC105279505 gene encoding condensin complex subunit 2, protein MDSHNSLLHKGLESSLQNSPTSSTPLRKSIIAQKLQLSSLSENDDEAERVARRREMSTSRLSNNSANSRRHSLGLGFLANMPAPQMAERISLCIKLSTENKINIKNAFSLEMIDFMTYMVKKQDANMSNLQMASTSLDVSTKIYGFRVDSLHTDILKIAGGLDKQVTDQQTSETREEATLDDAEGNVELQKKKKKKKAKQRIISTVEALKGNVEIMKPVSMIGEGDMETTDMLYQATLPNHASSGFYQHLYNDVIVDVVENESNLGSSSTRYNIPVIEDFSDLEVCASYSKFEFLGWSVEDEPEEMPGQEDECDDEDSNNFQFDLDASVRHDDDENPMPEPMNYFDIRHDDYEANVHGFQKVVNRGENIVDAHEKKVTPRTALMSEYSFIRPNMKSLHWAGPSHWKFRKFARPSATATTTSKTERMAACMQASSRKKREILSYDENRDMDAKFAASQANKLQVKTAKSEWSAGNLTLPEDMHYDIVQVSKCLYLHPELVVKSTSGEGKEDAVDADVSDGERYDYNNPNDTLEYCPDVSNNDAGRDDCNDDCNFEDDAAASANVSSSQGFTGDNMVAAPKLPNKVPIPYCVKAKKIDMQQLKKSIWTCLKSRDNADTLDIGEAVEDATTNNVQESKRFSNVYKQLPKLLSKANAEALSVPISFISLLHLANDKELNIHSLPDMSDVIVQAN, encoded by the coding sequence ATGGATTCCCATAATTCTCTGTTACACAAGGGGCTGGAGTCCTCGTTACAAAATTCGCCGACTTCTTCGACGCCATTGCGAAAGTCCATTATTGCCCAGAAGCTGCAGTTAAGTTCGCTCAGTGAAAATGACGATGAGGCGGAGCGTGTTGCACGTCGACGTGAAATGTCTACGTCGAGGTTATCTAATAATTCCGCCAATAGCAGGAGGCATTCTCTGGGGCTAGGATTCTTGGCGAACATGCCGGCACCGCAGATGGCCGAGAGGATAAGTCTTTGCATAAAACTGAGCACTGAAAACAAAATCAACATCAAGAATGCATTTAGTTTGGAGATGATTGATTTTATGACGTATATGGTGAAGAAACAGGATGCTAACATGTCAAATCTGCAAATGGCCAGCACGTCGTTGGATGTGAGCACCAAAATCTATGGATTCCGCGTGGACAGTTTGCATACCGATATACTTAAAATAGCCGGTGGATTAGATAAGCAAGTAACTGACCAGCAGACTTCTGAGACGAGGGAGGAAGCTACTCTGGACGACGCGGAAGGAAATGTGGAGctgcagaagaagaagaaaaagaaaaaggccAAACAGAGGATCATTAGCACTGTGGAGGCTTTGAAGGGCAATGTCGAGATTATGAAGCCTGTATCGATGATAGGCGAGGGCGACATGGAGACCACTGACATGTTATACCAGGCAACGCTGCCGAATCACGCGAGTTCCGGTTTCTATCAACATCTATACAATGATGTGATCGTTGACGTCGTAGAGAACGAGTCCAACTTGGGAAGCAGTTCAACGAGGTACAACATACCGGTGATCGAGGACTTCTCAGACTTGGAAGTCTGCGCGTCATACTCGAAGTTCGAGTTCCTCGGTTGGTCCGTGGAGGACGAGCCGGAAGAGATGCCGGGTCAGGAGGACGAATGCGATGACGAGGATAGCAATAACTTCCAGTTTGATCTCGATGCAAGCGTGAgacacgacgacgatgaaaaCCCGATGCCGGAGCCGATGAATTACTTCGACATCAGGCACGACGACTACGAGGCTAACGTTCATGGATTTCAGAAGGTGGTAAATCGAGGCGAAAATATCGTGGATGCACACGAAAAGAAAGTGACGCCACGAACAGCGCTCATGTCCGAGTATTCCTTCATCCGACCGAATATGAAGAGCTTGCATTGGGCTGGACCGTCCCATTGGAAGTTTCGGAAGTTCGCGAGACCCTCCGCTACTGCCACCACTACTTCGAAGACGGAGAGAATGGCAGCCTGTATGCAAGCATCGtcgcgaaaaaaaagagagattttgTCATATGACGAGAATCGTGACATGGATGCAAAATTCGCTGCGAGTCAGGCTAACAAATTACAAGTGAAGACCGCAAAATCGGAATGGAGCGCTGGAAACCTGACGCTACCGGAAGACATGCATTACGATATTGTTCAAGTGTCTAAGTGTTTGTATTTGCACCCGGAACTGGTTGTAAAATCAACAAGCGGAGAAGGAAAGGAAGACGCAGTCGACGCGGACGTGTCCGACGGCGAGAGATATGATTACAACAATCCAAACGATACGTTAGAATATTGTCCCGATGTGAGCAACAATGACGCGGGCAGGGATGATTGTAACGACGATTGCAACTTCGAGGATGATGCCGCTGCTTCTGCCAACGTGTCGAGTAGCCAGGGTTTCACTGGCGACAATATGGTAGCCGCACCAAAACTGCCCAACAAGGTACCCATTCCGTACTGCGTGAAGGCGAAGAAAATCGACATGCAACAATTGAAGAAATCTATATGGACTTGCTTGAAATCCAGGGATAATGCGGACACATTGGACATCGGGGAGGCAGTAGAGGATGCTACAACGAACAACGTGCAGGAAAGCAAGCGATTCAGCAACGTGTACAAACAGCTGCCGAAATTGCTGTCGAAAGCGAATGCCGAAGCGTTAAGCGTACCGATATCGTTCATATCATTGTTACACTTGGCCAATGATAAAGAGTTGAACATTCATTCACTACCGGACATGTCCGACGTTATCGTCCAAGCGAATTGA
- the LOC105279570 gene encoding meiosis-specific with OB domain-containing protein codes for MSFLYRQEIKSLQDGTQNTFVIGVIISSANVRTFDATRTKFHKGERSVWAFTLRDSDEDFINVTVWGSTEFVKKLSSTFTIGSVVEVISAKIAKRQPHDKDERFVPSTSSPYSLIVNEGAAVIQCHDAPTRQQYVSLLTRPVKSVTFAKSLKAILDNIEALCDRFVDLLVVVTFVADVRNVITRDGRALTCRSFEVTDGSTQNTVSLVLWDKDWVERSALWEAKQTVLFLVDARIAYDEYKKKTALSISKRTLITENPDVPQATSVKSAVQHHESDTICSDPFAVPNPDTVTTVMTIQQVTEKLQKKALAEDERLQFATIVKASVIEINLDGPLKTVVSIKCALCKRIVADVQDSCMNLSCPSGNGMRAPSNTVKFNVKVNLKDDTGYLIGCRLIGDVAERVLGCTVDEFQAMTVEERNELKWMYLLEKYNICLHILGPTPAFPRALYNILSIQHCANEKPETETTNEYTTTTDFQD; via the exons ATGTCCTTTTTGTATAGACAGGAGATAAAATCGTTACAGGACGGAACGCAGAACACCTTCGTGATCGGCGTGATCATAAGTAGCGCGAACGTCAGGACGTTCGATGCTACTCGAACGAAGT TTCATAAAGGTGAACGTAGCGTGTGGGCGTTTACCTTGCGCGATTCCGATGAGGACTTTATTAACGTGACGGTATGGGGCAGTACGGAATTCGTAAAGAAATTGTCGTCCACATTTACCATCGGATCCGTAG TGGAAGTGATAAGCGCGAAAATTGCGAAGCGCCAGCCGCACGACAAGGATGAACGATTCGTACCGTCAACGTCCAGCCCTTACTCCCTGATCGTGAACGAGGGTGCGGCCGTCATACAATGCCACGACGCACCCACTCGTCAACAATATGTTAGCTTACTGACGCGACCGGTTAAAAGCGTTACCTTTGCGAAAAGCTTGAAAGCCATTCTGGACAATATCGAGGCCCTGTGCGATCGCTTTGTGGATCTTCTGGTCGTCGTCACGTTC GTCGCAGACGTGCGCAACGTTATAACCCGGGACGGACGCGCTTTAACGTGTCGCAGCTTCGAAGTCACGGATGGATCGACGCAAAACACGGTGTCGCTGGTACTGTGGGACAAGGATTGGGTCGAGAGATCCGCGCTTTGGGAAGCGAAACAGACGGTACTGTTCTTAGTGGACGCCCGTATCGCGTACGACGAGTACAAGAAGAAAACGGCGTTGAgcatat CGAAACGAACGCTGATCACGGAGAATCCAGACGTACCGCAAGCCACGAGCGTTAAAAGCGCGGTGCAACATCATGAATCTGATACCATATGCAGCGATCCGTTCGCCGTACCAAACC CGGATACCGTCACAACCGTAATGACGATACAGCAAGTCACGGAGAAGTTGCAAAAGAAAGCGCTCGCGGAGGACGAGAGATTGCAATTCGCAACGATCGTGAAGGCTTCGGTGATCGAGATCAATCTCGACGGTCCGCTCAAAACTGTGGTATCTATAAAATG TGCCCTGTGTAAAAGGATCGTCGCTGACGTGCAAGATTCGTGTATGAATCTGAGTTGCCCGTCGGGTAACGGAATGCGTGCACCGTCGAACACCGTAAAGTTTAATGTAAAAGTCAATTTGAAGGATGACACGGGATATCTCATCGGTTGTCGTTTGATCGGTGACGTCGCGGAGCGCGTCTTGGGTTGCACAGTCGATGAATTTCAG GCAATGACGGTGGAAGAACGTAATGAACTGAAGTGGATGTACTTGCTAGAGAAGTACAATATTTGCCTGCACATTCTTGGGCCGACTCCTGCCTTCCCACGTGCTTTGTACAACATTTTATCGATTCAGCATTGCGCAAACGAAAAACCGGAAACGGAAACGACAAATGAATATACCACAACTACGGATTTTcaggattaa